One Tenrec ecaudatus isolate mTenEca1 chromosome 12, mTenEca1.hap1, whole genome shotgun sequence DNA segment encodes these proteins:
- the CDC25B gene encoding M-phase inducer phosphatase 2, with product MELPKPTPISGLSPTGVRAGRPGHLPGLRLGAPGSMGSPERAVASSPVTTLTKTMHDLTGLGRETPENQVRGLSTSRRRLKCLSLSRRASESSLSSESSEASDAGLYLDSPSPVDPQKAERTFEQAIQAASRVIQKEPFTIRRIQSMPVKLLGHSPVLRNISNIRAPNRWRRSTVGSRTASGSGNDKENDGFVFKMPSKPALSGNSPQAGAEWANPRDAFAQRPNSAPNLTCHSPEQKMEVGEELSPWPPCGPSLSPVEGAAEEEEDDGFVDILESDLKDDDEVPPGMESLISAPLVKTLEKEQEQDLIMFSKCQRLFRSPSMPCSVIRPILKRLERPLDRDHPVQSKRRKSVTPPAEEQEPEEPKARVLRSKSLCHDEIENILDSDHRELIGDYSKAFLLQTVDGKHQDLKYISPETMVALLMGKFSNIVERFVIVDCRYPYEYEGGHIKTAVNLPLQRDAEIFLLQSPITACSLDKRIILIFHCEYSSERGPRMCRFIRERDRATNDYPSLHYPEMYVLKGGYKEFFPQHPTFCEPQDYRPMDHEAFKEELKTFRLKTRSWAGERSRRELCSRLQDC from the exons ATGGAGCTGCCGAAGCCCACGCCGATCTCGGGTCTCAGCCCGACCGGCGTGCGTGCCGGGCGGCCAGGCCACCTCCCCGGCCTCCGTCTGGGCGCTCCCGGCTCCATGGGGTCCCCGGAGCGCGCGGTCGCTTCCTCGCCGGTCACCACGCTCACCAAGACCATGCACGACCTCACCGGGCTTGGCAG GGAGACCCCAGAGAACCAGGTAAGAGGCTTGTCCACCAGCCGAAGACGGCTGAAATGCCTGTCCCTGTCCCGGCGGGCTTCAGAGTCCTCTCTGTCATCTGAATCTTCTGAAGCTTCTGATGCAG GTCTCTACTTGGACTCTCCCAGCcccgtggacccccagaaggcaGAACGGAC GTTTGAACAGGCCATCCAGGCAGCCAGCCGAGTCATTCAAAA agaGCCATTCACCATCCGGCGCATCCAATCCATGCCA GTGAAGCTTCTGGGCCACAGCCCTGTGCTCCGGAACATCAGCAACATTCGCGCGCCCAACAGGTGGAGGAGGAGTACGGTGGGCAGCAGGACTGCCAGCGGCTCTGGCAATGACAAGGAGAAC GATGGATTTGTCTTCAAGATGCCATCCAAGCCTGCTCTTTCTGGCAACTCCCCCCAGGCTGGGGCCGAGTGGGCTAACCCCAGAGATGCCTTTGCACAGAGGCCAAACTCCGCCCCCAACCTGACG TGCCACAGCCCTGAGCAGAAGATGGAGGTAGGGGAGGAGCTGAGCCCCTGGCCTCCATGCGGCCCTTCCCTAAGCCCAGTGGAGGGGGCTGCTGAGGAGGAAGAAGACGATGGATTTGTGGACATCCTGGAGAGTGACCTAAAG GACGACGATGAGGTACCCCCAGGCATGGAGAGTCTCATTAGCGCCCCTCTGGTCAAGACCTTGGAGAAGGAACAAGAGCAG GACCTCATCATGTTTAGCAAGTGCCAGCGGCTCTTCCGCTCACCGTCCATGCCCTGCAGTGTCATCCGGCCCATCCTCAAGAGGCTGGAGCGGCCACTGGACAGGGACCATCCAGTACAGAGCAAGCGAAGGAAGAGTGTGACCCCGCCCGCGGAGGAGCAGGAGCCCGAGGAACCC AAAGCCCGAGTCCTCCGCTCCAAGTCCCTGTGTCATGATGAGATTGAGAACATCTTGGACAGTGACCACCGTGAGCTGATTGGGGACTACTCCAAG gCCTTCCTCCTACAAACTGTGGATGGAAAGCACCAAGACCTCAAGTACATCTCACCAGAgacg ATGGTGGCCTTGCTGATGGGCAAGTTCAGCAACATCGTGGAGCGGTTTGTGATTGTGGACTGCAGATACCCCTATGAGTATGAAGGCGGGCACATCAAG ACGGCTGTAAACCTCCCCCTGCAACGCGATGCTGAGATCTTCCTGCTACAGAGCCCCATCACAGCCTGCAGCCTGGACAAGAGGATCATCCTCATCTTCCACTGTGAATACTCATCGGAGCGTGGGCCACGCAT GTGCCGCTTCATCAGGGAACGCGACCGTGCTACTAACGACTACCCGAGTCTGCACTACCCCGAGATGTATGTCCTCAAAGGCGGCTACAAGGAGTTCTTCCCACAGCACCCG ACCTTCTGTGAACCTCAGGACTACCGGCCCATGGACCATGAAGCCTTCAAGGAGGAGCTGAAGACCTTCCGCCTCAAGACTCGCAGCTGGGCTGGGGAGCGCAGCCGGCGGGAGCTCTGTAGCCGCTTGCAGGACTGCTGA